The Geothrix oryzae DNA window CCCGGCTGCATGCCCGCCTGACCTCGGAAGGACGCATCCTCACCCAATCGGTCGGGGGGAACAACACCCACGACCTCGAGCTGAATTTCGTGCCCCACATGGATGTGCACGCGCTGCGCGCGGGCTACAAGCGGGTGCTTGAGGATGTGTACCGCCCCAGCCGCTACTTCGCCCGCTGCCTGGGCCTGCTTCGCCGGATGAAGCGCCGGCGGGCCTCCTGCCGCAGGGTCCGGCTGCCGGAGCTGCGGGCCTTCGTCCATTCCCTCATCCGGCAGACCTTCTCCCGGTACGCCGTCGCCTACTGGGCCTACCTGCTGCGGGCCTTCTCCCTGCGACCCCTCATGGCGGCCGAGATCGTGACCATGGCCGTGAAGGGGCACCACTTCATCCTCATCACCCGGAACCTGCTGGAACTGGAGCGGTTCAAGGAGCGGTTGGGCCGCTCCCGCCAGGACCTGGAGGATCGCCTGCGGCAGGCCCTGGCGGGCAATGCCCGAAGCCTCGCGGCCTGGAAATCCCGCCGGGCGCGGCTGGTGGAACGGGCCCGGGCGCGCTGCAACCGCCTCAACCCCGACATCAAGGGCAGCGCCCTCGCGGCCTTCGAGGAGTTCAGGGCCGCGGCGGAGCGGCTGCTGGCCCCGGGCGCCCTGGGCCCGTCCAGTGCCGCGTCCCCGCCTTCCTGAACCACGCCCCTGAGCCCCAATCCTGAGCCTCAATCCTGAGCCTCGACCCGTCAGAGCCCCGGGGGGAAGCCCACGGCCAGCCTCACCCTCGCGATGGCCGGATCCACGCTGCCGTCGGCGCGGCGGATGAGGACGGGTGCTTCGACTTCGGGGCACTGGGCCCGGACCTCGAAGTCCTCGGGCAGATCCTGGCGGCGCGCAGCGGCGAAGACATCCAGGCCGTAGGGCTCCCCTTCCTTGAAGACGATCTCCCGGCGGTGGAGGCACAGCAACCCCGCCTCGCGGAGGGCCGCCAGGGCCCGGTCCCGCTGATCGTTCGGGAAGACACAGGCGAACAGCCCGCCCGGCGCGAGGAGGCGGGCCGCGGCCTGGGCGTAATCAGCGATGCTGCCGCGCACCTCCAGGCGCGCAGGCACGGATTGAGGGTGGGCGGCGGGCAGCCGGTGGCCCTCGGGCCAGTAGGGCGGCGTGCCCAGGATCAGGTCGAAGGGAGCCTCGTCCGCGAACAGGGTGGGGTCGCGGAGGTCCCCCAGCCGGGGGAAGATCCGGCCCTCCTGCCCGTTGTAGCGGATGCTCTTGAGAGCCAGGCGCAGGCTCTGCTCCTGGGCCTCCACCGTGTGGACCACGGCGCCCGGGCAGCGCCAGGCGGCCACGAGGGCCACGCTGCCGATGCCCGAGCCCAGGTCCGCGATGCGGCCCGGGCTGGGGCACCAGGTGGTGCCGTACCAGGCGGTCACCAGGTCATCCACGCTGAAGCGGTTGCCCTTCTGCAACTGGAAGATGCGCCAGCGCCCGCTGAGACCGTCCAGCGTCTCGCCGGGCTCCACCTCCACGCCGCCCGGCGGCACGGGGCCAGGGCGCGTCCAGCCCTTGTAGGCGGGGGTATCGTCGGAGGTGGAGGGGCGCGGCATTCCTTGAGTGTCGGATAAACCGCCTGGATTCAGAAGAGCGGCTGCGCGACACTCAACCATGGTCGTGTCTGGGAAAGCCCCGGAACCTATCCTCCGCGAGGGGGAAGGGTCGGCCTGCGAAGGCGATGCCTGTCTGACCCTGGACGGGGCCTTCGACCGGGTGAAGGCGGCCTTCCTGCAGCACCACCCCAAGGGTGATGTGGCGCTGCTCCGCCGGGCCTTCACCATCGGCCGGGACATGCACGCCACCCAGCTCCGCAAGAGCGGCGAACCCTACTTCTTCCACCCCCTGGCCGTGGCCCAGAGCCTGGCGGACTGGCGGCTGGATGCGGCCAGCGTGGCCTGCGGCCTGCTGCACGATGTGGTGGAAGACACCCTGATGACGCTGCCCCAGGTCAAGGCCCAGTTCGGGGATGAGATCGGCGAGATCGTGGACGGCCTCACGAAGATGAGCAAGCTGGCCTTCACAGACAAGCACCTGCTCAACGCCGAGAATGTCCGCAAGCTCCTGGTGGCCATGGGCAAGGATGTGCGCGTGCTGCTGGTGAAGCTGGCGGACCGCCTCCACAACATGAAGACCCTGGGCGTGATGGAGGAGGAGAAGCGCCGCCGGATCTCGCGGGAGACCCTGGAGCTCTACGCCCCCCTCGCCAACCGCCTCGGCATGGGCCTCGTTCGCCTGGAGCTGGAGGACCTGGCCTTCCGGCAGCTGGAGCCGGAGCAGTACGCCGAGCTTCGCTCCGCCGTGGAGTCCCGGCGCGCCAAGCTGTCGGCCACCATCCAGGAGATCCAGGGTTCCCTGGAGGCCATCCTCCGCCAGCAGGGCATCAACGCCCTGGTCACCGGCCGCATCAAGCACCTCTATGGCATCTGGAAGAAGATGGGCGCCCAGGCCAAGGGCTTCGACGACATCCACGACTGGCTGGCCTACCGCATCATCTGCCCCGACCGCGCCAGCTGCTACACGGCCCTGGGCCTCGTACACGGCCTCTACCGGCCGGTGCCGGGCAAGTTCAAGGACTACATCAGCCTCCCCAAGGAGAACGGCTACCAGAGCATCCACACCACGGTGCTGATGGGCTCCGGGGACATCTTCGAGGTGCAGATCCGCACGGAGGAAATGCACCTGCACGCCGAGGCCGGCATCGCCAGCCACTGGACCTACAAGGACGGCCGCATCGCCAACCGCTCCGAGATCAATCAGGTGGCCTTCCTCCGCCGCATGGTCGAGCTTCACCAGGATGCCCAGGACAGCCGGGACCTGGTGGCCAACCTGCGCGGCGAGCTGACCTTCAACCGCATCCAGGTGTTCACGCCCAAGGGCGACCTGCGCAGCCTCGTGGAAGGCAGCACCCCCGTGGATTTCGCCTACGCCATCCACACCCAGGTGGGCCACCGCTGCGTGGGCGCCAAGGTGAACGG harbors:
- a CDS encoding tRNA1(Val) (adenine(37)-N6)-methyltransferase — encoded protein: MPRPSTSDDTPAYKGWTRPGPVPPGGVEVEPGETLDGLSGRWRIFQLQKGNRFSVDDLVTAWYGTTWCPSPGRIADLGSGIGSVALVAAWRCPGAVVHTVEAQEQSLRLALKSIRYNGQEGRIFPRLGDLRDPTLFADEAPFDLILGTPPYWPEGHRLPAAHPQSVPARLEVRGSIADYAQAAARLLAPGGLFACVFPNDQRDRALAALREAGLLCLHRREIVFKEGEPYGLDVFAAARRQDLPEDFEVRAQCPEVEAPVLIRRADGSVDPAIARVRLAVGFPPGL
- a CDS encoding RelA/SpoT family protein, which translates into the protein MSGKAPEPILREGEGSACEGDACLTLDGAFDRVKAAFLQHHPKGDVALLRRAFTIGRDMHATQLRKSGEPYFFHPLAVAQSLADWRLDAASVACGLLHDVVEDTLMTLPQVKAQFGDEIGEIVDGLTKMSKLAFTDKHLLNAENVRKLLVAMGKDVRVLLVKLADRLHNMKTLGVMEEEKRRRISRETLELYAPLANRLGMGLVRLELEDLAFRQLEPEQYAELRSAVESRRAKLSATIQEIQGSLEAILRQQGINALVTGRIKHLYGIWKKMGAQAKGFDDIHDWLAYRIICPDRASCYTALGLVHGLYRPVPGKFKDYISLPKENGYQSIHTTVLMGSGDIFEVQIRTEEMHLHAEAGIASHWTYKDGRIANRSEINQVAFLRRMVELHQDAQDSRDLVANLRGELTFNRIQVFTPKGDLRSLVEGSTPVDFAYAIHTQVGHRCVGAKVNGRMVPLKHTLQNGDRVEILTRPDHKPSRDWLGFVKSAGAKSRIQAFIREEERAHAITLGRERLEREARAMGVRLDDAESQAKLDARLVELKLANWDAAYASLGFGRLTVHKLIEPLVPEPERAKPKENTSNLLDSVVVGDTAGILYALAACCKPIWGDEVVGYITRTRGTAIHRADCPQLTMGTMHPERRVNVAWGKHGTELYDTEIALTTEDRPGMVAAVSEGIQRVGINVQRFHGSATEEGAGLFHIALRVRDRSHLVELMAGLRRIRGVYTVERVKGSVFGKVK